The window TCGAAATTAATAATACTTTTATCTATTTTTTTAAACCTTGCTAATGTAATATGAGGAATAAAATTTTTGTTATTACTTTTTTCCTGTAAAATTTGTTCTTTTATATCATTTGACAATTTATTAAATAATTCGTTGCAAAAGAATTTTGCCCAAACCATATATGCTTTTTTTCCTTTTGGAGCATAACATAATTTATCAAAATCAAGAAAAAATGCTTCGTATTTTTTTTGGATAATTTTTAATTTGGAATTTATCTCTGTAACTTTTTCTATTTCAACATCACCAATAAAACATGTTGTTATGTGCAGGTTATTCTTTGGTATCCATCTGATTCCCTGCATATTTTCATATAATAGCTGAAATTCAAATAGTTCATCACTAAAATGTTCAGGCAAAGGCAAACCTATAAATAATCTTTTTACTTCTGTATTTGTATCCATAAATTAACCTTAAGTATAAGAATTGTAGCAGATTGCGGAGCAATTCACTTTCAATTTACGATGAAGTTGAAGCGGGCTGCAACCCCTGAATTTACTACTGTATCGGCTATTATTTTTATACATTATTAGCATTATTTTTTCAAATTTATTTGTCATATTTCAATAATTTGGGTTGCAAATCATTTTTTTGTTGTCTTTTATCTGAAAAATCCATTTTTCAAACGATGGCGGACCAAAAGTACCTTTTGCATTATTTGAAAATCCGTATCCTTCATTAGGTATTCCAATCCAATTGGTGTCTAATTTATCATTTTTATTCTCATCATGAAAATATTTAAAAGCATATCTACCCGATTTAAGATTTTCAATAATTATAACACATTTTTTATTTATAATACTTCCATATGCGCCTTTCACTTTGTTCTGATTTTCATCGTAAATTTGCAAAAGTATTTGTCCATTATTATTTCGTAAATTGTTTAACTCAATAGTTAAAGAGAATTGGGCAAATAAAATCAAAGGTTTAATGAATAAAAGTACTAATAATAGTAATAAAGATTTTTTCATTTTAATTTAAATAGACTAATTCTATTGATAGTATTTTTTTCTGTTCCAAACAAATTT is drawn from Bacteroidales bacterium and contains these coding sequences:
- the thpR gene encoding RNA 2',3'-cyclic phosphodiesterase — protein: MDTNTEVKRLFIGLPLPEHFSDELFEFQLLYENMQGIRWIPKNNLHITTCFIGDVEIEKVTEINSKLKIIQKKYEAFFLDFDKLCYAPKGKKAYMVWAKFFCNELFNKLSNDIKEQILQEKSNNKNFIPHITLARFKKIDKSIINFDYPVENQHVEIKKMVLYESVLKRTGAEYTVLETYNFLK
- a CDS encoding DUF2141 domain-containing protein gives rise to the protein MKKSLLLLLVLLFIKPLILFAQFSLTIELNNLRNNNGQILLQIYDENQNKVKGAYGSIINKKCVIIIENLKSGRYAFKYFHDENKNDKLDTNWIGIPNEGYGFSNNAKGTFGPPSFEKWIFQIKDNKKMICNPNY